Proteins from a genomic interval of Chitinophagales bacterium:
- a CDS encoding LytTR family DNA-binding domain-containing protein: MKFLIIEDEYHAAKMLTELLTTLEPQSTILETLDSVEDAVEWFQNKEMPDLVFMDIQLADGLSFDIFRQVEVNCPVIFTTAFDRYSLQAFKVNSVDYLLKPIEKEELATALGKFHRYHQQATKVSFNNNSLQSLLQQISESRPYKSRFLLKHGQTWEYLSSDVVTYLYSEDGLTFLVDIKGKRHTLDESLEQLQNQLDPSLFFRINRQQIIHIEAIHKIHSWFNHRFKLDMSQGKEQEFIVSRKRTKEFKEWLNR, translated from the coding sequence ATGAAATTTTTAATCATCGAAGACGAATACCATGCAGCAAAAATGCTTACAGAATTGTTAACCACACTCGAACCACAGTCCACTATTTTGGAAACTTTGGACAGTGTAGAAGATGCGGTTGAATGGTTTCAAAACAAGGAAATGCCCGATTTGGTGTTTATGGACATTCAGTTGGCAGATGGATTGAGTTTTGATATTTTTCGGCAGGTAGAGGTTAATTGTCCAGTTATTTTCACCACCGCTTTTGACAGGTATAGTTTGCAGGCTTTTAAGGTGAACAGTGTGGATTATTTGCTCAAACCCATTGAAAAAGAGGAATTGGCGACTGCTTTGGGAAAATTTCACCGTTACCACCAACAAGCTACAAAAGTTTCCTTCAACAACAATAGTCTTCAAAGTTTACTCCAACAAATCTCGGAATCCAGACCCTACAAAAGTCGTTTTTTATTGAAGCATGGGCAAACTTGGGAGTATTTATCGAGTGATGTGGTGACCTACCTCTATTCTGAAGACGGATTGACTTTTTTGGTGGATATCAAAGGCAAGCGACATACGCTCGATGAGTCATTGGAGCAACTGCAAAATCAACTCGACCCAAGCCTATTTTTTCGCATCAACCGTCAGCAAATCATTCACATTGAAGCGATTCATAAGATACATTCTTGGTTCAATCACCGCTTCAAATTGGACATGAGCCAGGGAAAAGAACAAGAATTTATTGTGAGCCGCAAACGTACAAAGGAATTTAAGGAATGGTTGAACAGGTGA
- a CDS encoding GNAT family N-acetyltransferase: MSKTSISNNYSIQLISPKNPLLVEAIKLRFEVFVWEQRVPIELEVDEYDRKCEHLVVLDSQQRVVGTLRLVSVGENVKLGRFVIRKSHRGRGLGKWMMEAALQIGTEKGFKLMVLEAQTYVIAFYESLGFEVTSGEFMDAGIPHKRMQKALI; the protein is encoded by the coding sequence ATGAGTAAAACAAGCATCAGTAACAATTATTCTATCCAACTTATTTCCCCAAAAAATCCATTGTTGGTCGAGGCAATCAAATTGCGATTTGAAGTTTTTGTGTGGGAACAGCGGGTTCCCATCGAACTCGAAGTAGATGAATATGACCGCAAATGTGAACATTTGGTGGTTTTAGATTCCCAACAAAGAGTAGTAGGCACACTTCGATTGGTTTCTGTTGGCGAAAACGTGAAATTGGGGCGTTTCGTAATCCGCAAATCTCACAGAGGCAGAGGCTTGGGAAAATGGATGATGGAAGCAGCCCTTCAAATCGGTACAGAAAAAGGCTTCAAACTTATGGTTTTGGAGGCACAAACCTATGTGATTGCTTTCTACGAAAGTTTGGGATTTGAAGTGACAAGTGGTGAATTTATGGATGCGGGAATTCCTCACAAACGAATGCAAAAAGCGTTGATTTAA